A single genomic interval of Rhizobium leguminosarum bv. trifolii WSM1325 harbors:
- a CDS encoding polar amino acid ABC transporter, inner membrane subunit (TIGRFAM: polar amino acid ABC transporter, inner membrane subunit~PFAM: binding-protein-dependent transport systems inner membrane component~KEGG: mlo:mlr4898 amino acid ABC transporter, permease protein), producing MRYSLDFNWLWDGMGALAYGACTTLALTVSTSVLGIVLSILGAAARRGPYPWLRKVVGLYVEIMRNTPFLVQLFFIFFGLPSLGIRLDPITAAVLAMTLNMAAYTIEVVGAGLDAIPRGQKEAAQALGLRPRLVFFKIILPQAIAIIFPALTSQIIIMMLESAVVSQISVRELAQEADLLQSRTFRSFETYLVATLIYLSMSAALRRLLVAGKRRFLGAGLT from the coding sequence ATGAGATACAGCCTCGATTTCAATTGGCTTTGGGACGGAATGGGAGCTCTGGCTTATGGCGCATGCACGACGCTTGCACTGACGGTCTCCACATCGGTCCTCGGGATCGTTCTCAGCATTCTCGGCGCGGCTGCGCGCCGGGGACCTTATCCATGGTTGCGCAAGGTCGTCGGCCTGTATGTGGAAATCATGCGCAACACGCCATTTCTGGTGCAGCTGTTCTTCATCTTCTTTGGCTTGCCTAGCCTCGGCATTCGCCTCGATCCGATCACTGCCGCCGTCCTTGCCATGACCCTCAACATGGCCGCCTACACGATCGAGGTGGTCGGGGCCGGGCTCGATGCCATACCGAGAGGCCAGAAAGAGGCTGCGCAGGCACTCGGCCTCAGGCCTCGGCTGGTGTTCTTCAAGATCATCCTGCCGCAGGCGATCGCCATCATTTTTCCGGCGCTGACGAGCCAGATCATCATCATGATGCTGGAATCGGCGGTGGTTTCGCAAATATCCGTCCGCGAGCTGGCGCAGGAGGCCGATCTGCTTCAATCGCGCACCTTCCGCTCCTTCGAGACCTATCTGGTGGCGACGTTGATCTATCTTTCGATGTCCGCCGCACTTCGCCGGCTGCTTGTCGCCGGGAAACGCCGTTTTCTGGGAGCCGGTCTGACATGA
- a CDS encoding polar amino acid ABC transporter, inner membrane subunit (TIGRFAM: polar amino acid ABC transporter, inner membrane subunit~PFAM: binding-protein-dependent transport systems inner membrane component~KEGG: mlo:mlr4899 amino acid ABC transporter, permease protein) gives MIEFTFWDILRNLVFATRWTLMLSLAAFAGGAIVGLAILSARISKTRWPRSFASGYIALFQGTPLLMQLFLMFFGLPMLGFRIESWTAAVCGLTFYASAYLAEIWRSGVEAVPRGQWDAAASLGLHRLLELRLIILPQAFRITRAPTVGFLVQLIKSTALASILGFDELLKTANAINNATFEPFKVYGLVAVIFFALCYPLTQYARFLEKKAAFG, from the coding sequence ATGATTGAGTTCACCTTCTGGGACATTCTGCGCAATCTTGTCTTCGCGACACGCTGGACCCTCATGCTTTCGCTCGCAGCCTTTGCCGGCGGCGCCATCGTTGGCCTGGCCATCCTGTCTGCGCGGATATCGAAAACACGCTGGCCGCGCAGCTTCGCGTCCGGCTACATTGCCCTGTTTCAGGGAACGCCGCTCCTGATGCAGCTCTTTTTGATGTTTTTCGGCCTGCCGATGCTCGGTTTCCGGATCGAGTCATGGACCGCCGCCGTCTGCGGCCTGACGTTCTACGCCAGCGCTTATCTTGCCGAAATCTGGCGGAGCGGCGTCGAGGCGGTGCCGCGCGGGCAATGGGACGCCGCAGCCAGCCTGGGCTTGCATCGTCTCCTCGAACTTCGCCTTATCATCCTGCCGCAGGCTTTCCGGATCACGCGCGCGCCGACCGTCGGGTTCTTGGTCCAGTTGATCAAGAGCACCGCACTGGCCTCGATCCTCGGCTTCGACGAACTGCTGAAAACCGCAAACGCCATCAACAACGCGACCTTCGAACCTTTCAAGGTCTACGGTCTCGTCGCAGTGATCTTCTTCGCCCTGTGCTATCCGCTGACGCAATACGCCAGATTTCTGGAGAAGAAGGCGGCGTTTGGCTGA
- a CDS encoding Ornithine cyclodeaminase (PFAM: ornithine cyclodeaminase/mu-crystallin~KEGG: ocdch1; ornithine cyclodeaminase protein; K01750 ornithine cyclodeaminase), producing MTDTQIRILDARTTGELLPFGPLVATLRQAFAEGCVVPVRHHHTIANSGEPDATLLLMPAWHETHRPERYLGIKIVTVFPGNTVRGIPGLTSTYMLYDGRTGMQLALLDGNTITARRTVAASALAADYLARKDARRLLVIGAGRVASLIPDAYRAVRPIAHVDIWDIDPASAERLAQSLRQQGLQVAAVTDLEAAVRQADIVSAATLATAPLIRGEWLRPGTHVDLIGGFTPAMREADDEALRRSSVYIDTHEALHEAGDLVQPIGARVISADAVRATLDELCRRDVPARTSNDEITLYKAVGTALADLAAATMVYEAVLIAG from the coding sequence ATGACCGACACACAAATCCGTATTCTCGATGCCCGGACAACGGGCGAGCTTCTCCCTTTCGGCCCACTGGTCGCGACCCTGCGGCAAGCATTTGCCGAAGGCTGTGTCGTGCCGGTACGGCATCACCACACGATAGCCAATAGCGGTGAGCCGGATGCGACGCTGCTTCTGATGCCGGCCTGGCATGAAACGCACCGGCCGGAGCGCTACCTTGGCATCAAGATCGTCACCGTCTTTCCCGGCAACACGGTGCGCGGCATTCCCGGTTTGACCTCGACTTACATGCTCTATGATGGCCGGACCGGGATGCAGCTTGCGCTCCTTGACGGAAACACGATCACAGCGCGCCGTACGGTAGCGGCATCGGCCCTTGCCGCGGACTATCTTGCTCGAAAAGACGCCCGCCGCCTGCTGGTGATCGGCGCAGGCCGCGTCGCGAGCCTCATACCCGATGCCTACCGCGCCGTCCGGCCGATCGCGCATGTCGATATCTGGGATATCGATCCCGCCAGCGCCGAACGGCTGGCGCAGAGCCTCCGGCAACAAGGGCTCCAGGTCGCTGCCGTCACGGATCTGGAAGCAGCAGTGCGGCAAGCCGATATCGTCAGCGCAGCGACGCTGGCGACAGCACCGCTTATCCGCGGCGAATGGCTGCGGCCGGGCACCCATGTCGATCTGATCGGCGGCTTCACCCCGGCGATGCGCGAGGCCGATGACGAGGCGCTTCGGCGCTCCTCGGTCTATATCGATACGCACGAAGCCCTTCACGAAGCAGGCGATCTGGTTCAGCCGATCGGGGCCCGCGTCATTTCCGCAGATGCGGTGCGTGCGACACTCGACGAGCTGTGCCGCCGGGATGTTCCAGCGCGGACGTCCAACGATGAGATCACTCTCTACAAGGCAGTCGGAACGGCGTTGGCCGATCTTGCCGCCGCGACAATGGTGTATGAGGCAGTCTTGATCGCAGGCTGA
- a CDS encoding transcriptional regulator, LysR family (PFAM: LysR substrate-binding; regulatory protein LysR~KEGG: nocR; transcriptional regulator LysR family) produces MITNPPRIEIQQLAHFVLACQSPTLAETARELGIAPSALTSSLRTLENELQLKLFIRKSGHLSPLPAAFWLFQQATAILHRERFVRRMRNGDTDHLRINIRLDLSFSIGRFSKAIGRTVEDMERERPDLLIDVMFADARGKSLVEEGAAEIPGNTGSMEIEVGYVTGVPSANLPTMTPFYDEVWFSVGTAEAAVDLRSPNQKFVVLKMRQALRDAVTRYADEHGIRDRMILMDEEPADLHRLLNEFPQMRFLMPRSMVADRLGLARLHLEPLDPPLSSTLGVRANRPDQEVVSALLCNLKKNLEATEANIVFRPQLTARQLHYFNLAHLSGGISAAARAAHITQPSVSTQIQKIEAVVGQPLFERRRNGAESTKAGKALLPFTLEIEERIDSLLRASLDIAAHTQATISIGMLPSSGHDSVMTDKVAQALTATRLGHPEYRLRIIEGSNAALHDQVRAGELNLAIVGAVQTQMARIHLGPSERLSVVANPALDLAGRTEIPLAEVCGFPLVLGIKHLSIHQAFMAAASARHLCVEPVMDVGSLPLAIAMVRRLPVCTVLPVSSVQQDIDSGRLTAAPITEDVIAGNLSVIFSGERTLSEAERTMIQSLAAVFGRQA; encoded by the coding sequence GTGATTACAAATCCGCCGCGCATCGAAATCCAGCAACTGGCCCATTTCGTGCTGGCCTGTCAGAGCCCGACGCTGGCAGAGACCGCGCGCGAGCTTGGGATTGCTCCTTCGGCGCTGACATCAAGTCTGCGTACTTTGGAAAATGAACTTCAACTCAAGCTCTTCATTCGGAAAAGCGGTCACCTCAGTCCTTTACCGGCAGCCTTCTGGCTGTTTCAGCAGGCAACGGCCATCCTTCATCGCGAAAGGTTCGTGCGTCGGATGCGGAACGGGGACACGGACCATCTTCGCATCAATATTCGCCTCGATCTCAGTTTCTCCATCGGCCGGTTTTCGAAGGCGATCGGACGTACCGTCGAAGATATGGAACGCGAGCGGCCCGACCTGCTGATCGACGTGATGTTTGCAGACGCACGAGGAAAATCCCTTGTTGAAGAGGGGGCCGCGGAAATCCCGGGCAACACGGGTTCGATGGAAATCGAAGTCGGCTATGTGACTGGCGTGCCATCCGCGAACCTGCCTACGATGACGCCCTTCTACGATGAGGTCTGGTTTTCCGTCGGAACGGCGGAGGCCGCGGTTGATCTTCGCTCCCCCAATCAGAAATTTGTCGTTTTGAAAATGCGTCAGGCGCTTCGCGATGCCGTCACCCGATATGCGGACGAGCATGGCATCCGCGACCGCATGATCCTGATGGATGAGGAGCCGGCAGACCTTCATCGGCTGCTCAACGAGTTTCCGCAAATGCGATTCCTGATGCCCCGCAGTATGGTCGCCGACCGGCTCGGACTTGCGCGCCTGCATCTGGAGCCCCTCGATCCGCCGTTGTCGAGCACCTTGGGCGTGCGCGCAAACAGGCCGGACCAGGAGGTCGTGTCCGCCCTGCTTTGTAACCTCAAGAAAAATCTGGAGGCAACGGAGGCCAATATCGTCTTCCGGCCGCAGTTGACGGCACGTCAATTGCACTACTTCAACCTTGCGCATCTCAGCGGAGGTATTTCGGCGGCGGCGCGCGCGGCGCATATCACGCAACCTTCCGTTTCGACGCAGATTCAGAAGATCGAGGCAGTTGTCGGGCAACCCCTGTTCGAACGGCGGCGCAACGGTGCCGAGAGCACGAAGGCCGGCAAGGCATTGCTTCCCTTCACCCTGGAGATCGAAGAGCGCATCGATAGCCTCCTTCGGGCCAGTCTGGATATTGCCGCCCACACACAGGCGACCATCTCGATCGGCATGCTGCCGAGTTCGGGGCATGATAGCGTCATGACGGACAAGGTGGCGCAGGCGCTGACGGCAACCCGCCTTGGCCATCCCGAATACCGGCTGAGAATCATAGAAGGTTCCAACGCTGCGCTTCACGACCAGGTACGTGCGGGAGAGCTCAATCTGGCTATTGTCGGTGCCGTCCAGACGCAGATGGCCCGGATCCATCTCGGGCCGAGCGAGCGTCTGTCGGTCGTTGCCAATCCGGCCTTGGACCTTGCCGGTCGAACGGAGATTCCACTCGCGGAAGTTTGCGGATTTCCGCTGGTTCTCGGAATCAAGCATCTCAGTATCCATCAGGCGTTCATGGCAGCCGCCAGCGCGCGGCATCTGTGTGTCGAGCCGGTCATGGACGTCGGTTCCCTGCCATTGGCCATCGCCATGGTCCGCCGTTTGCCGGTCTGTACGGTCCTGCCGGTGTCCTCGGTCCAGCAGGATATCGACAGCGGCCGCCTCACCGCGGCGCCGATTACGGAGGACGTCATCGCCGGAAACCTCTCGGTGATTTTCTCCGGCGAAAGGACGCTGTCCGAGGCCGAGCGGACGATGATCCAGTCACTCGCTGCCGTCTTCGGCCGACAGGCGTGA
- a CDS encoding UbiD family decarboxylase (TIGRFAM: UbiD family decarboxylase~PFAM: Carboxylyase-related protein~KEGG: 3-octaprenyl-4-hydroxybenzoate carboxy-lyase~SNP /replace=A), which yields MNDHPDPLENPAMTSGTAGAAMPRSESDQSCRGILQELDRRGQLLVISEEVDPIHDVSAILSIVDEKAAVRLDCIKGHDMPIFGNILSDLDRVALALDVAKSDIQEKLLSSIASPVPPVFVDDAPVQQQLFQDDILTRLPVPTFFSKETGPYITAGLIVARDPETGLGNASYARIKVLGPNEAMIGIAPNHHLAIMARKAGAKGEPLPFAVVLGAHPAIQLAACFYLGLGDDEMHCAGSLLGEPVRLVRCKSIDLAVPAEAEIVLEGHIHIDEPILEGLVSEYHGMYEDYGSGVRVRFECMTCRSDAMLQVIEPGYHMEHLYLGAVPIAASLKAVIRRSVLNVGEVAVTASGSGRNNVVVQIDAPRPGQARRIMSICWGAVSIVKNITIVDSDVDPWDLDAVELAKMTRMRAERDILIVTDLPADRSEPQEDGGVIAKVGYDATMKPGDRREGFDKALPPPDSYERMRKLLLRVKPEMLI from the coding sequence ATGAATGATCACCCTGATCCGCTTGAAAACCCGGCCATGACATCCGGGACGGCCGGCGCTGCAATGCCACGCAGCGAAAGCGATCAGTCGTGTCGGGGCATTCTTCAGGAGCTCGACCGTCGCGGTCAGCTGCTGGTGATTTCGGAGGAGGTCGACCCGATCCACGACGTATCGGCCATTCTTTCCATCGTCGATGAAAAGGCGGCGGTGCGGCTCGACTGCATCAAAGGTCACGACATGCCGATCTTCGGCAACATCCTGTCGGATCTCGATCGTGTCGCCCTGGCGCTTGACGTCGCGAAAAGCGATATCCAGGAAAAGCTGCTGTCCTCGATCGCCTCTCCGGTGCCGCCAGTCTTCGTGGACGATGCGCCGGTACAGCAACAGCTCTTCCAGGACGACATCCTGACCCGGCTTCCAGTCCCGACCTTCTTTTCCAAGGAGACCGGTCCTTACATTACCGCGGGTCTGATCGTGGCGCGCGACCCTGAAACGGGCTTGGGCAACGCGTCCTATGCCCGCATCAAGGTGCTTGGTCCGAACGAGGCGATGATCGGAATTGCACCGAACCATCATCTCGCCATCATGGCCCGCAAGGCGGGCGCCAAAGGCGAGCCGCTCCCCTTCGCCGTCGTCCTCGGCGCGCATCCAGCCATTCAGCTTGCCGCCTGCTTCTATCTGGGGCTTGGTGACGATGAAATGCACTGCGCCGGATCGCTGCTCGGCGAGCCGGTGCGGCTTGTCCGCTGCAAGTCGATCGATCTTGCCGTGCCTGCAGAGGCGGAGATCGTGCTCGAAGGTCATATTCATATCGACGAGCCGATCCTTGAAGGGTTGGTCTCAGAATATCACGGCATGTACGAGGATTACGGTTCCGGGGTGCGCGTCAGATTTGAATGCATGACTTGCCGCTCCGACGCGATGTTGCAGGTGATCGAGCCCGGTTACCACATGGAGCACCTCTATCTCGGCGCGGTGCCGATCGCCGCCAGCCTCAAGGCCGTCATCCGGCGGTCCGTTCTCAATGTCGGCGAGGTTGCCGTCACCGCATCAGGCAGCGGACGGAACAACGTGGTCGTGCAGATCGATGCGCCCCGCCCGGGACAGGCACGCCGCATCATGTCGATCTGCTGGGGTGCGGTCAGCATCGTCAAGAACATCACGATCGTCGACAGCGATGTCGACCCTTGGGATCTCGATGCCGTCGAATTGGCAAAGATGACGCGCATGCGCGCGGAGCGCGACATTCTCATCGTCACGGACCTTCCGGCAGACCGGTCCGAGCCTCAGGAAGACGGCGGCGTGATCGCCAAGGTCGGCTACGACGCCACGATGAAGCCGGGCGATCGAAGGGAAGGGTTCGACAAGGCGCTTCCGCCGCCGGATTCCTACGAACGGATGCGCAAGCTGCTGTTGCGCGTCAAGCCGGAGATGCTGATTTGA
- a CDS encoding 3-octaprenyl-4-hydroxybenzoate carboxy-lyase (TIGRFAM: 3-octaprenyl-4-hydroxybenzoate carboxy-lyase~PFAM: flavoprotein~KEGG: 3-polyprenyl-4-hydroxybenzoate decarboxylase; K03186 3-octaprenyl-4-hydroxybenzoate carboxy-lyase UbiX) — MRRLIIGISGASGAIYGLRALEMLRDFDDVETHLVISPAAIRTALAEGTGKTADEIRGLADRVYSHGDIGASIASGSFRCDGMLVAPCSIKTLSGIAHCYADDLIVRAADVCLKERRRLVLMVRETPLHAGHIALMDQATRNGAVIMPPVPSFYTLPKSIAEMVDQTVGRALDQFGLHHPTVRRWTEDHND, encoded by the coding sequence TTGAGGCGATTGATCATCGGCATATCAGGGGCTTCCGGTGCAATCTACGGACTGCGTGCGCTGGAGATGCTGCGGGACTTCGACGATGTCGAGACGCATCTCGTCATATCGCCCGCGGCGATCCGCACGGCACTGGCCGAAGGGACGGGAAAGACCGCAGACGAAATCCGTGGCCTCGCCGACCGGGTCTACAGCCACGGGGATATCGGCGCTTCGATTGCCTCCGGTTCCTTCCGGTGCGACGGCATGCTGGTTGCGCCATGCTCGATCAAGACGCTGAGCGGGATCGCGCATTGTTATGCGGACGATCTGATCGTGCGCGCCGCCGATGTCTGCCTGAAGGAACGCCGCCGGCTGGTGCTGATGGTGCGGGAAACGCCGTTGCATGCGGGCCATATCGCGCTGATGGACCAGGCAACACGCAACGGCGCCGTCATCATGCCGCCGGTGCCGAGCTTTTACACGCTGCCGAAATCAATCGCCGAAATGGTCGACCAGACCGTGGGGCGTGCGCTGGATCAATTCGGGCTTCATCATCCGACGGTCCGGCGCTGGACGGAGGATCATAACGACTGA
- a CDS encoding extracellular solute-binding protein family 5 (PFAM: extracellular solute-binding protein family 5~KEGG: dppA; ABC transporter substrate binding protein (dipeptide); K02035 peptide/nickel transport system substrate-binding protein): MLSDNRSRRLQSLFMRGAAVLLLSLMAAAPVMLAASQAAAQTEKPVSGGAMTIINGSDIKSWDPAISAGTYPGGPMDVLDAVYGFIVYVNDKGVVTGGMAESLTSTDAVTWTLKLRKDMKFTDGTPYDAEAVKYNWDRAADSATLSPAQPFISSWNKAITVVDPQTLTIKLSSPNANFAAQVAELCPFIASPAALKAAKEKTDIKPVGAGAFTLTEWNQGISMTMARNPGYWDQPRPYLETIKFAIIPETNSRIATVVQGGATMMAGYPYQFGSNATAPGVATREIPIRGINRAYLNQAKGIFTDVRAREAFYSAIDRARLMQAFTQMPGYKAPSNYFGENSPYFDSASSLPAYDPKKAQELFDALKADGKPFSIKIVTYTNSDLKRLAAYIQQVLTGYEGASAEIVEVDQASLIQRCKTQLDFDICVEGGVLVSNGAEPNISNLLSSGGAFNWGQYKSAEMDAALKEASSTLDPAAVKAAYVKVQKLVATEMPLYIFGEQTRSLLLRDNTGGVVPSNGGILQKQFLYVCTDVCQK, encoded by the coding sequence ATGTTGTCAGACAATCGTTCCAGAAGGTTGCAGAGCCTGTTCATGCGCGGCGCCGCCGTGTTGCTGTTGTCGCTCATGGCGGCCGCACCCGTGATGCTCGCCGCGTCTCAAGCCGCCGCGCAGACGGAAAAACCCGTTAGCGGCGGCGCGATGACCATTATCAACGGTTCGGACATCAAGAGCTGGGATCCGGCGATCTCCGCCGGCACCTATCCCGGCGGGCCGATGGATGTGCTCGACGCCGTCTACGGCTTTATCGTCTACGTCAACGACAAGGGCGTCGTGACCGGCGGCATGGCCGAAAGCCTGACCAGCACAGACGCCGTGACCTGGACCTTGAAGCTTCGCAAGGACATGAAGTTCACAGACGGGACGCCCTATGATGCGGAAGCCGTCAAATACAATTGGGACCGCGCCGCCGATTCGGCCACGCTTTCACCGGCGCAGCCGTTCATATCCTCATGGAACAAGGCGATCACCGTCGTCGATCCGCAGACGCTGACGATCAAGCTGTCCTCCCCGAACGCCAATTTCGCAGCCCAGGTCGCCGAGCTGTGCCCCTTCATCGCCTCGCCGGCAGCATTGAAGGCCGCTAAGGAAAAGACCGACATCAAGCCGGTGGGCGCCGGCGCCTTTACGCTGACCGAATGGAACCAGGGCATATCGATGACCATGGCCCGCAATCCCGGTTATTGGGATCAGCCGCGCCCCTATCTGGAGACGATCAAGTTCGCGATCATTCCCGAAACCAACAGCCGCATCGCCACCGTCGTGCAGGGTGGTGCAACGATGATGGCCGGTTATCCCTATCAGTTCGGCTCGAACGCAACGGCGCCGGGGGTTGCGACCCGCGAGATCCCGATCCGCGGCATCAACCGCGCCTATCTCAACCAGGCCAAGGGTATCTTCACGGATGTTCGCGCCCGCGAGGCCTTCTATTCCGCCATCGACCGCGCGCGGCTGATGCAGGCCTTCACGCAGATGCCCGGATACAAGGCACCCAGCAATTACTTTGGAGAGAATTCGCCCTATTTCGACAGCGCTTCATCTCTTCCGGCCTATGATCCGAAGAAGGCGCAGGAACTGTTCGACGCTCTGAAGGCGGACGGCAAGCCGTTCTCGATCAAGATCGTCACCTATACCAACTCGGACCTGAAGCGTCTTGCCGCCTACATCCAGCAGGTGCTGACCGGCTATGAAGGCGCCTCGGCTGAGATCGTCGAGGTCGACCAGGCCTCGCTGATCCAGCGATGCAAGACGCAGCTCGACTTCGACATCTGCGTCGAAGGCGGGGTGCTGGTGTCGAACGGCGCCGAGCCGAACATTTCCAATCTGCTGAGTTCCGGCGGTGCTTTCAACTGGGGACAGTACAAGAGCGCCGAGATGGACGCTGCATTGAAGGAGGCCAGCTCCACCCTCGACCCTGCCGCTGTCAAAGCCGCCTATGTCAAGGTTCAGAAGCTCGTCGCAACCGAAATGCCGCTTTACATCTTCGGTGAACAGACGCGCTCGCTGCTGCTGCGCGACAATACCGGCGGCGTCGTTCCTTCGAACGGCGGCATCCTGCAAAAGCAGTTCCTCTACGTCTGCACGGATGTCTGCCAGAAATAG
- a CDS encoding carboxyphosphonoenolpyruvate phosphonomutase (KEGG: carboxyphosphonoenolpyruvate phosphonomutase~SNP /replace=G), with translation MIGNREKVKFRDLVSRKQVFTPCVWDCYSAKAAEMAGFEAILLSGASLGFSMSGVPDLGLHNQEELVYATDRIADYSPLPLVIDADDGFGDVVQTFRTCYRLAKAGAGAILIEDTPNERGYARFGRAMEAATLAGKVDGNVPHEVVSQELWLAKIKASIEACQGTDCVVIARTESKLEKGLDDAIERCVRAAALGAEMTYVHGLRTLEECRKVAKELPGWKMFGDVATVNGVPFVRLEEIEALGFNLVTMHYLEKGSMYGMMDYGRHVFKDRSTRYADEHSMGGMTPAEQKASLERDSGWLDAEDRWKAL, from the coding sequence ATGATCGGCAATCGCGAGAAGGTGAAGTTTCGGGACCTGGTTTCCCGCAAGCAGGTGTTCACGCCCTGCGTCTGGGATTGCTACTCCGCCAAGGCGGCGGAAATGGCCGGCTTCGAGGCGATCCTGCTCAGCGGCGCATCACTGGGATTCAGCATGTCCGGCGTGCCGGATCTTGGCCTGCACAATCAGGAGGAATTGGTCTACGCGACCGACCGCATCGCCGACTATTCGCCTCTGCCACTGGTCATCGATGCCGATGACGGTTTCGGCGATGTCGTCCAGACCTTCCGCACCTGTTATCGTCTCGCCAAAGCCGGCGCCGGAGCGATCCTGATCGAGGATACGCCCAATGAACGCGGCTACGCGCGGTTCGGCCGCGCCATGGAGGCGGCGACGCTTGCCGGCAAGGTCGATGGAAACGTGCCGCACGAGGTCGTCTCGCAGGAGCTCTGGCTCGCCAAGATCAAGGCCTCGATCGAAGCCTGTCAAGGCACCGATTGCGTGGTTATCGCACGCACTGAATCCAAGCTCGAAAAGGGGCTGGACGACGCTATCGAACGCTGCGTGCGCGCCGCAGCACTCGGCGCTGAGATGACCTATGTGCACGGCCTGCGCACGTTGGAGGAATGCCGGAAGGTGGCCAAGGAATTGCCCGGCTGGAAGATGTTCGGCGATGTCGCGACCGTCAACGGCGTGCCCTTCGTGCGGCTCGAGGAAATCGAGGCGCTCGGCTTCAACCTGGTGACCATGCACTATCTCGAGAAGGGATCGATGTATGGCATGATGGATTACGGTCGGCATGTCTTCAAGGACCGCAGCACGCGTTACGCGGACGAGCACAGCATGGGCGGCATGACGCCTGCCGAGCAGAAGGCCTCGCTGGAGCGGGACAGCGGCTGGCTCGATGCCGAGGACAGATGGAAGGCGCTCTGA
- a CDS encoding binding-protein-dependent transport systems inner membrane component (PFAM: binding-protein-dependent transport systems inner membrane component~KEGG: dppB; ABC transporter membrane spanning protein (dipeptide); K02033 peptide/nickel transport system permease protein), producing the protein MRIANLSYLKAVGVRLLAGIPVFLLVTFSATALSSLMPGSAAQLILGENATQAQIDALNSRYGYDLPVWERYLGWLGRLLQGDLGQTMFSQQSVAKLLVDRAAVTFEIALLAMFVSLLIGVPLAMYTASRPGGIVDTVLRAVSSVMLSIPTFVIVVLLGFVFAIVLRWLPATGWVTFSDDPIGNLYYVALPVMCLSVHQAAYFYRVSRSEFVAVLQEDYVLVARAKGLPTRYILMRHVLRPASPQVLTVMGLSMTYLLGGSFIVESYFAVPGIGWTVLNAVSSHDLPVMQAILSLTVVIFVVIFILVDLGYALIDPRVDVS; encoded by the coding sequence TTGCGAATTGCCAATCTCTCCTATCTGAAAGCGGTCGGCGTCCGGCTTCTGGCCGGCATTCCGGTCTTCCTGCTGGTCACGTTCTCGGCGACGGCGCTGTCGAGCCTGATGCCGGGGTCGGCGGCGCAGCTGATCCTTGGAGAGAACGCGACGCAGGCGCAGATCGATGCGCTGAACAGCCGCTACGGCTACGATCTGCCGGTCTGGGAACGTTATCTCGGCTGGCTCGGACGGCTTCTTCAGGGAGATCTCGGGCAGACCATGTTCAGCCAGCAGTCCGTGGCAAAACTCCTGGTCGACCGGGCGGCAGTGACGTTCGAAATTGCGCTGCTTGCCATGTTCGTCTCGCTCCTGATCGGCGTGCCGCTTGCCATGTATACCGCCAGCCGGCCGGGCGGCATCGTCGATACGGTGCTGCGGGCGGTGTCCTCGGTCATGCTGTCGATCCCGACTTTCGTCATTGTGGTTCTGCTCGGCTTCGTCTTCGCAATCGTGCTGCGCTGGCTGCCGGCGACCGGCTGGGTTACCTTCAGTGACGATCCGATCGGCAATCTCTATTACGTCGCCTTGCCGGTGATGTGCCTCAGCGTGCATCAGGCAGCCTATTTCTACAGAGTGAGCCGCAGCGAGTTCGTCGCGGTCCTCCAGGAGGACTATGTCCTCGTTGCCAGGGCCAAGGGCCTGCCGACGCGCTATATCCTGATGCGCCACGTGCTGCGCCCGGCCTCTCCCCAGGTGCTGACGGTGATGGGTCTGTCGATGACCTATCTGCTCGGCGGTTCCTTCATCGTCGAGAGCTATTTCGCGGTGCCCGGCATCGGCTGGACCGTTCTCAATGCGGTGAGCAGCCACGACTTGCCCGTCATGCAGGCCATCTTGTCGCTGACGGTGGTGATCTTCGTCGTCATCTTCATCCTGGTCGATCTCGGTTACGCGCTTATCGATCCGCGGGTGGACGTGTCATGA